The following is a genomic window from Opitutus sp. GAS368.
GCTGCGGCCGTCTACAGTCGCTCTTCGGGCCAAAATAGTTTGAATCGTAATTCGACTACCTCTCAGAGACCCCTGCTGCCCGACCTGACGGAAGGGACGCCAGTTGTTCCTGCGCTCCTTCCGCATGCACCTGCTACAGATCTCCGTTAAAAACTTTCGCTGCCTAAAAGAAGTTACAATTACGCTCTCTAGCGGGTTGAACGTCCTCGTTGGCGAGAACAACATCGGCAAAACGGCGATTCTCGACGCGATCCGCGCCGCACTCGGTCCGGCGGCTAGCACCGGCGAGCCGCTGAAAATCGGGCCCGATGACCGTCACCGCCAGTCCGACGGCGCCTATCTCAACGAGGCGATCCAGATTTCGCTCGTGTTCGCGAACCTGTCGGCGGACGAGCAGGCGCAGTTCATCGACATCTTGAATTACAATGCAGCGGAACCGGCCAAATCCACGGCGCAACTGAATTTCCGCTGGCACTGGAACGAGAAGACCAAGCACTACTCGATCAACCGCTGGGGCGGAACGGCGGCATTCTCCGAAAACGCCATTCCCGAGGACGTGCTGCAAATGTTGCCAGTCACGTTGCTCGGGGCACTGCGGGATGCGACCGCGGCGCTGCAACCCGGCCGCAACAGTCGGTTAGCGCACTTGCTTGAAGCGAGAGCGAACGACGTGGACAAGGCGGCCATTGTTGAGTTCGGCAAGACGACAAACGAGGCGTTGGAAAAAAATGATCTGGTCAGCAAGACTCAGGAGCACATCACGAAGACCCTCGGCCAGGTGACGGGAAAGGTCTTCGCGCAAAAGACCGCTATCAAGACTTCGCCGCCCGAGTTCGAGAAGATCATCCAGGGCTTGCGCCTTGTCGTATCCCGCCTGCTGCCGGGAAACGTCGAGATCACTGACGAACTCCGCGCAAACGGGCTCGGTTTCAATAATCTCTTTTATATCGCAACCGTCATCCTTGAACTGAATGCGCAGACCAACGCGTTGCTGCCGCTGCTGCTGGTCGAGGAACCTGAGGCGCATTTGCATCCTCAGCTGCAGACGCTGCTGGCGGATTTTCTCGCTGACCCCAAGGAGTTGCACCCTGTGAAGGTGCAGTCCCTCATCACCTCCCATTCCCCGACAATCGCCGCGCATGTGCCGCCGGAACGGCTGCGGGTGCTGCATATGACGAAAGACCGCAAGTTGCATTGCGCGTCATTCGATGCGTGTGGCTTGACCGTGCCACAATTGGCGCAGGTTCGCCGGATGCTGGATGTGACACGTGCATCGCTGCTCTTCTCTCGCGGGGTGATTCTGGTAGAAGGAATCACTGAGGCTCTCTTGCTTCCTGTGCTCGCCCGTCGCGCCGGCACGAATTTAGAGGAGAACGGCATCTCCGTCGTGCCGGTTTGCGGCGTGGATTTCGGAACCATCGCCGCACTTTTCGACGGGAAAGGTCTCCAGATCCCGCTCGCCCTCGTAACCGACGGCGATCCGGGCACCGAAGACGACACCGAGCAGGCAGAACCGGTTGGCGAAGCTGCGGCCGCCGCCGCGCTGGGGGAGCCCGCAGAAGTGCCGTGGCACCAGCGGGAACCCCGGCGTGATCCCGCGGGCGTTTTGATCGTATGTGCCCGAGTCGTGAAGCTGAAGGAGACTTACGCAGGCAAGCCGCTCGTTGGCGTGTTTCATTCTGACGTTACTTTGGAATACAGTCTGGCCAAGGCCGACACCCATAATCCCCAAGTCATCTGCGACACCTGGACTTCACTCTTTGCCGGCCAGCCGCGAACGTTTAACCAGGCGAAACTGGATGCGTGCGGCGGGAACCACGACCTTCAGGCCTTGGCGATATGGCGCGGTATTTGCCAAGCCAAGACCACCCGCACGAAGGCGGAATTCGCGCAGGCCCTGGCGACCAGGCTCGACCAGAAGCACCCTGACGGCACCTACGTTGTCGCACCTGACGCCTTCGTCATTCCGCCCTACCTAACCGCAGCCTTCACCCATGTCCTCACCGCCCCAGCCGCCGAAGGAGCCCACTGAGGAACAGAACGCGGTGCTGATCTCACCCGCACGCGTTCGCGTGGTCCGCGCCTGTCCCGGCGCGGGCAAGACGGAGATGTTCGTCGAAGCGATTCGGCGGGAGCTGAAGTCGTGGAACAAGCCGGCCGGAGGCGTCGCGGCGCTTTCTTTTACAAATGTCGCCCGCCAGACGATTGAGGCCCGGGTCGGCGGCGTCGTGGGCGCCCCGCATTTCATCGGGACGCTCGATGGGTTCGCGTTTCGTTTTGTGGTGAAGCCTTTTGGCCATCTCGTGGGGTTACCGGCCGGAGGCGTGCGCCTGTTTCCCGCGGCCATGTGCGCCCAGTTCACGCAGCCGACCGTGCAGGTCGGAGGCCAGCCCAAGGAGCGAGCCACGCTGTTCCAGGTTCATTTTTCCGGCGTCGAGAAGAAGCTTCCGGTCCTCCGG
Proteins encoded in this region:
- a CDS encoding AAA family ATPase; the encoded protein is MHLLQISVKNFRCLKEVTITLSSGLNVLVGENNIGKTAILDAIRAALGPAASTGEPLKIGPDDRHRQSDGAYLNEAIQISLVFANLSADEQAQFIDILNYNAAEPAKSTAQLNFRWHWNEKTKHYSINRWGGTAAFSENAIPEDVLQMLPVTLLGALRDATAALQPGRNSRLAHLLEARANDVDKAAIVEFGKTTNEALEKNDLVSKTQEHITKTLGQVTGKVFAQKTAIKTSPPEFEKIIQGLRLVVSRLLPGNVEITDELRANGLGFNNLFYIATVILELNAQTNALLPLLLVEEPEAHLHPQLQTLLADFLADPKELHPVKVQSLITSHSPTIAAHVPPERLRVLHMTKDRKLHCASFDACGLTVPQLAQVRRMLDVTRASLLFSRGVILVEGITEALLLPVLARRAGTNLEENGISVVPVCGVDFGTIAALFDGKGLQIPLALVTDGDPGTEDDTEQAEPVGEAAAAAALGEPAEVPWHQREPRRDPAGVLIVCARVVKLKETYAGKPLVGVFHSDVTLEYSLAKADTHNPQVICDTWTSLFAGQPRTFNQAKLDACGGNHDLQALAIWRGICQAKTTRTKAEFAQALATRLDQKHPDGTYVVAPDAFVIPPYLTAAFTHVLTAPAAEGAH